One window from the genome of Engraulis encrasicolus isolate BLACKSEA-1 chromosome 16, IST_EnEncr_1.0, whole genome shotgun sequence encodes:
- the LOC134466367 gene encoding C-C chemokine receptor type 4-like, translating into MDDFEINWNDFDDYVNNSTEYVNHSYATHEVVALCNKLDIVKFGARNLPPFYYINFLISVLGNGLVLYIIYKYEKLSTVTNIFLLNLVISDLLFACSLPFDAVYYASEWIFGLAMCKLVRSLFSVGFYSSILFLTLMTFDRYLAVVHAVTAAKQRRKAYAISSSVVVWVVSLASSVKELILYTTSNDPKFGEMCEDFGFKKDNWQLFGYYQQFFLFFLVPLAIVLYCYVRITVRIMDTRMKEKCRAVKLIFVIVLTFFICWTPYNIVILLKALEMSSITTAECPSDALDYAHFITRNLAFLYCCICPVFYTFIGKKFQNHFRRMLARHMPCLNITVIDTSQSSRTTSHKSPHITDY; encoded by the coding sequence ATGGATGACTTTGAGATAAACTGGAATGACTTTGACGATTATGTGAACAATAGTACGGAATATGTCAATCACAGCTATGCCACTCATGAAGTTGTTGCTCTATGCAATAAACTTGACATAGTGAAGTTTGGCGCTAGAAACCTCCCTCCGTTTTACTACATCAACTTTCTGATCAGTGTGCTGGGAAACGGCCTGGTGCTCTACATCATCTACAAGTATGAGAAGCTGTCCACAGTCACCAACATCTTCTTACTCAACTTGGTCATCTCCGACCTGCTGTTCGCCTGCAGCCTCCCCTTTGATGCTGTCTACTACGCCTCCGAGTGGATCTTTGGACTGGCCATGTGCAAGCTGGTGCGCAGCCTCTTCTCCGTGGGCTTCTACAgctccatcctcttcctcacgCTCATGACCTTCGACCGCTACCTGGCCGTGGTGCACGCCGTCACGGCCGCCAAGCAGAGGCGGAAGGCCTACGCCATCAGCTCCTCCGTAGTGGTGTGGGTGGTCAGCTTGGCATCCAGTGTCAAAGAACTGATTCTGTACACCACCAGCAATGACCCAAAGTTTGGAGAGATGTGTGAGGACTTTGGCTTTAAGAAAGACAACTGGCAACTGTTTGGATACTACCAGcagttcttcctcttcttcctcgttCCTCTGGCCATTGTCCTGTACTGCTATGTGAGAATCACGGTGCGGATCATGGACACGCGCATGAAGGAGAAGTGCAGAGCGGTGAAGCTGATCTTTGTCATCGTGCTGACCTTCTTCATCTGCTGGACCCCCTACAACATCGTCATCCTCCTCAAAGCCCTGGAGATGTCCTCCATCACCACAGCAGAGTGTCCCTCAGATGCTCTGGACTACGCTCACTTCATCACGCGCAACCTGGCCTTCCTCTACTGCTGCATCTGCCCCGTCTTCTACACGTTCATAGGCAAGAAGTTCCAGAACCACTTCAGGAGAATGCTGGCCCGACACATGCCCTGCCTGAACATCACCGTCATTGACACTAGTCAGAGCAGCAGAACAACTTCTCACAAGAGTCCGCATATAACTGACTACTGA
- the LOC134466368 gene encoding C-C chemokine receptor type 4-like has translation MDYDMLDFDKEWKDFLDYQNSSTNDSVNPSYVVNNDIVVLCNKADIVKFGARNLPPFYYINFLISVLGNGLVLYIIYKYEKLSTVTNIFLLNLVISDLLFACSLPFEAVYYASEWIFGLAMCKLVRSLFSVGFYSSILFLTLMTFDRYLAVVHAVTAAKQRRKAYAISSSVVVWVVSLASSVKELILHTTSNDPKFGEMCKEFGFTKDTLDNWKLFGYYQQFFLFFLVPLAIVLYCYVRITVRIMDTRMKEKCRAVKLIFVIVLTFFICWTPYNIVILLKALEMSSITTAECPSDALDYAHFITRNLAFLYCCICPVFYTFIGKKFQNHFRRMLARHMPCLNINLLDTSQSSRTTSHKSPHITDY, from the coding sequence ATGGATTATGATATGCTTGACTTTGACAAAGAATGGAAGGATTTTCTAGATTATCAGAACTCTAGTACAAATGACAGTGTAAATCCCAGCTATGTTGTCAATAACGACATTGTTGTTCTATGCAATAAAGCTGACATAGTGAAGTTTGGCGCTAGAAACCTCCCTCCGTTTTACTACATCAACTTTCTGATCAGTGTGCTGGGAAACGGCCTGGTGCTCTACATCATCTACAAGTATGAGAAGCTGTCCACAGTCACCAACATCTTCTTACTCAACTTGGTCATCTCCGACCTGCTGTTCGCCTGCAGCCTCCCCTTTGAGGCCGTCTACTACGCCTCCGAGTGGATCTTTGGACTGGCCATGTGCAAGCTGGTGCGCAGCCTCTTCTCCGTGGGCTTCTACAgctccatcctcttcctcacgCTCATGACCTTCGACCGCTACCTGGCTGTGGTGCACGCCGTCACGGCCGCCAAGCAGAGGCGGAAGGCCTACGCCATCAGCTCCTCCGTAGTGGTGTGGGTGGTCAGCTTGGCATCCAGCGTCAAAGAGCTGATTCTGCACACCACCAGCAACGACCCAAAGTTTGGAGAGATGTGTAAGGAGTTTGGCTTTACGAAAGACACACTGGACAACTGGAAGCTGTTTGGATACTACCAGcagttcttcctcttcttcctcgttCCTCTGGCCATCGTCCTGTACTGCTATGTGAGGATCACGGTGCGGATCATGGACACGCGTATGAAGGAGAAGTGCAGGGCGGTGAAGCTGATCTTTGTCATCGTGCTGACCTTCTTCATCTGCTGGACCCCCTACAACATCGTCATCCTCCTCAAAGCCCTGGAGATGTCCTCCATCACCACAGCAGAGTGTCCCTCAGACGCTCTGGACTACGCTCACTTCATCACGCGCAACCTGGCCTTCCTTTACTGCTGCATCTGCCCCGTCTTCTACACGTTCATAGGCAAGAAGTTCCAGAACCACTTCAGGAGAATGCTGGCCCGACACATGCCCTGCCTGAACATCAACCTCCTTGACACTAGTCAGAGCAGCAGAACCACTTCTCACAAGAGCCCACATATAACTGACTACTGA
- the LOC134466369 gene encoding C-C chemokine receptor type 3-like isoform X2: protein MTRWMKKTTYCFWSFMKIMTQSVLGNGLVLYIIYKYEKLSTVTNIFLLNLVISDLLFACSLPFEAVYHASEWIFGLAMCKLVRSLFSVGFYSSILFLTLMTFDRYLAVVHAVTAAKQRRKAYAISSSVVVWVVSLASSVKELILHTTSKDPKNGEMCEEFGYKKDTLDNWQLFGYYQQFFLFFLVPLAIVLYCYVRITVRIMDTRMKEKCRAVKLIFVIVLTFFICWTPYNIVILLKALEMSSITTAECPSDALDYAHFITRNLAFLYCCICPVFYTFVGKKFQNHFRRMLARHMPCLKITLLESQSSRTTSHKSPFTTDY, encoded by the exons ATGACACGATGGATGAAGAAAACTACCTATTGTTTCTGGAGTTTTATGAAAATAATGACACAGAG TGTGCTGGGAAACGGCCTGGTACTCTACATCATCTACAAGTATGAGAAGCTGTCCACAGTCACCAACATCTTCTTACTCAACTTGGTCATCTCCGACCTGCTGTTCGCCTGCAGCCTCCCCTTTGAGGCTGTCTACCACGCCTCCGAGTGGATCTTTGGACTGGCCATGTGCAAGCTGGTGCGCAGCCTCTTCTCCGTGGGCTTCTACAgctccatcctcttcctcacgCTCATGACCTTCGACCGCTACCTGGCCGTGGTGCACGCCGTCACGGCCGCCAAGCAGAGGCGGAAGGCCTACGCCATCAGCTCCTccgtggtggtgtgggtggtcaGCTTGGCATCCAGCGTCAAAGAGCTGATTCTGCACACCACCAGCAAAGACCCAAAAAATGGAGAGATGTGTGAGGAGTTTGGCTATAAGAAAGACACGCTGGACAACTGGCAGCTGTTTGGATACTACCAGcagttcttcctcttcttcctcgttCCTCTGGCCATTGTGCTGTACTGCTATGTGAGGATCACGGTGCGGATCATGGACACGCGCATGAAGGAGAAGTGCAGGGCGGTGAAGCTGATCTTTGTCATCGTGCTGACCTTCTTCATCTGCTGGACCCCCTACAACATCGTCATCCTCCTCAAAGCCCTGGAGATGTCCTCCATCACCACAGCAGAGTGTCCCTCAGACGCTCTGGACTACGCTCACTTCATCACGCGCAACCTGGCCTTCCTCTACTGCTGCATCTGCCCCGTCTTCTACACGTTTGTAGGCAAGAAGTTCCAGAACCACTTCAGGAGAATGCTGGCCCGACACATGCCCTGCCTGAAGATCACCCTCCTTGAAAGCCAGAGCAGCAGAACCACTTCGCACAAGAGTCCATTCACAACCGACTATTGA
- the LOC134466369 gene encoding C-C chemokine receptor type 3-like isoform X1 encodes MNDTMDEENYLLFLEFYENNDTEVTPDYVIDHVVKLCQKTDVTEFGARYLPPFYYINFLISVLGNGLVLYIIYKYEKLSTVTNIFLLNLVISDLLFACSLPFEAVYHASEWIFGLAMCKLVRSLFSVGFYSSILFLTLMTFDRYLAVVHAVTAAKQRRKAYAISSSVVVWVVSLASSVKELILHTTSKDPKNGEMCEEFGYKKDTLDNWQLFGYYQQFFLFFLVPLAIVLYCYVRITVRIMDTRMKEKCRAVKLIFVIVLTFFICWTPYNIVILLKALEMSSITTAECPSDALDYAHFITRNLAFLYCCICPVFYTFVGKKFQNHFRRMLARHMPCLKITLLESQSSRTTSHKSPFTTDY; translated from the coding sequence ATGAATGACACGATGGATGAAGAAAACTACCTATTGTTTCTGGAGTTTTATGAAAATAATGACACAGAGGTAACCCCAGATTACGTTATTGATCATGTAGTGAAATTGTGTCAGAAGACAGATGTAACAGAGTTTGGTGCTAGATACCTCCCTCCATTTTACTATATCAACTTTCTGATCAGTGTGCTGGGAAACGGCCTGGTACTCTACATCATCTACAAGTATGAGAAGCTGTCCACAGTCACCAACATCTTCTTACTCAACTTGGTCATCTCCGACCTGCTGTTCGCCTGCAGCCTCCCCTTTGAGGCTGTCTACCACGCCTCCGAGTGGATCTTTGGACTGGCCATGTGCAAGCTGGTGCGCAGCCTCTTCTCCGTGGGCTTCTACAgctccatcctcttcctcacgCTCATGACCTTCGACCGCTACCTGGCCGTGGTGCACGCCGTCACGGCCGCCAAGCAGAGGCGGAAGGCCTACGCCATCAGCTCCTccgtggtggtgtgggtggtcaGCTTGGCATCCAGCGTCAAAGAGCTGATTCTGCACACCACCAGCAAAGACCCAAAAAATGGAGAGATGTGTGAGGAGTTTGGCTATAAGAAAGACACGCTGGACAACTGGCAGCTGTTTGGATACTACCAGcagttcttcctcttcttcctcgttCCTCTGGCCATTGTGCTGTACTGCTATGTGAGGATCACGGTGCGGATCATGGACACGCGCATGAAGGAGAAGTGCAGGGCGGTGAAGCTGATCTTTGTCATCGTGCTGACCTTCTTCATCTGCTGGACCCCCTACAACATCGTCATCCTCCTCAAAGCCCTGGAGATGTCCTCCATCACCACAGCAGAGTGTCCCTCAGACGCTCTGGACTACGCTCACTTCATCACGCGCAACCTGGCCTTCCTCTACTGCTGCATCTGCCCCGTCTTCTACACGTTTGTAGGCAAGAAGTTCCAGAACCACTTCAGGAGAATGCTGGCCCGACACATGCCCTGCCTGAAGATCACCCTCCTTGAAAGCCAGAGCAGCAGAACCACTTCGCACAAGAGTCCATTCACAACCGACTATTGA